CTCTATTTCACCGCGGTGTCCTCGCGCCTCACCGCCGGCGAGGTCGAGTACATCGTCAAGGACGCGAACGCGAAAGTCCTGATCGCCGGCCACAGCCTCGCCAAGGTCGCCGTCGAGGTCGCGCCGCTGATCCCCGGCGTGACGCTCCTGATGGTCGGCGGCACGATCCCCGGCTACGCATCGTATGAAGACGAAACCGCGAAGATGCCGGCCACGCGCATCGCCGACGAGACCGCCGGCGCCGCGATGCTCTATTCCTCCGGCACGACGGGCCGGCCCAAGGGCGTGCGCCAGCCGCTCTCCGGCCTTGCCATCGACACACCGACGCCGCTGGCCGGCCTGGTCGCGATGCTCTACGGCATCAACGCGGAGTCGATTTATCTCTCCCCCGCGCCGCTCTATCACGCCGCGCCGTTGCATTATTCGATGACGGTGCAGCGCCTCGGCGCCACCGTCGTGGTGATGGAGCATTTCGACGCCGAGGCGGCGCTCGCGGCGATCGAGCGCTACAAGGCCAGCGCCAGCCAATGGGTGCCGACCATGTTCGTCCGCATGCTGAAGATGCCGGAGGACCAGCGCCTCAAATACGACGTGTCCTCGATGAAATCCGCGATCCACGCCGCCGCCCCCATCCCGATCGAGGTCAAGCGCAAGATGATCGACTGGTGGGGCCCGGTGCTGCACGAATACTATGCCGGCACCGAGGGCAACGGCATGTGCTACGTCAATTCCGCCGACTGGCTGGAGCATCCCGGCACGGTCGGCAAATCGCTGGTCTCTCCGGTCCATATCTGCGACGACGAAGGCAACGAGCTTCCGGCTGGCGAGGAAGGCACGATCTATTTCGCCTCCGCGGCGCAGTTCTCCTATCACAACGACCCGAAGAAGACGGCGGAGAGCCGCCATCCCCTGCATTCCGAATGGTCGACGCTGGGCGATGTCGGCAAGCTCGACGCCGACGGCTATCTCTACCTCACCGACCGCAAGGCGTTCATGATCATTTCCGGCGGCGTCAACATCTACCCGCAGGAAGCGGAGAACCTGCTGATCACCCATCCCAGGGTGGCCGATGTCGCGGTGATCGGCGTGCCGAACGAGGATTTCGGCGAAGAGGTGAAGGCGGTGGTCCAGCCGCTCGACTGGAAGGACGCGACGCCGGAATTCGCGCAGGAACTCATCGCCTATTGCCGCGCGCGGCTTTCCCCGATCAAATGCCCGCGGTCCGTCGATTTCGACCCGGAGCTGCCGCGCCATCCGACCGGCAAGCTCTACAAGAGGCTGATCCGGGACCGCTATTGGGGAAAACGCGAGTCGCGCATTGTCTGACGAAGAGGCCAAACCGGAAGACCCGTTCCAGCCGCTCGGCCGCGAAATGCGGCGCGAGGACTTCACGCCCGAGCGCGTGCGGCGCATCGCCGACGCCGCCATCGCGCGCGGCGGCATTCCCCTGATGTCGGAAGAGGCGCGCCGCGCCTCGCTCAACGTTATTCGGCGCAGCGTGCCGGAAGGCACCGATGCCTGGGTGTTCGGCTATGGCTCGCTGATGTGGAATCCCGCGATCACCGTCGCGCAGAGCGCGAAGGCGCATGTGCGCGGCTATCACCGGCTGTTCTGCATCGCCCAGCGCGTCGGGCGCGGCACGATGGAAAAGCCCGGCCTGACGCTCGGCATCGACCGCGGCGGCTCGGTCGCCGGCATCGCCCACCGCATCGCCGCCGCCGATGTCGAGAGCGAACTGTCGATCCTGTGGATGCGCGAGATGCTGTCGGGCGTCTATGAGCCGCGCTGGATCGGCGCCGATATCGAAAGCGAGGGCCGCACGCGCGTGCTGACCTTCGTCGTCAACCGCTATCATCCGCGCTATGAAGGCGCGCTGGCGCCGGAGGCGGCGGCGGAGCGCATCGCGCGGGCGCAAGGTCCGCTCGGCACCAACCGCGACTATCTCTACCGCACCGCGGCGCACCTGGCCGAACGCGGCATCGAGGACGGCCCGATCAAGAGCCTCGAAGCCCGCGTGCGCGCGCTCGCCAACGAACCGATCGGGGTTTGAACGTTGGTTCCTTCCCCGCCCCTTTATTCGTCATTGCCCGGCTTGTCCGGGCAATTCAATTTCTTCCCGCCGGAGAAATTGGATCGCCCGCATGAAGCGGGCGACGACGGTGCTGGTTTCAGAAACGTCACGACAGGAGAGTCAGAATGCAAACCGCAACCTTCGAGACCGTCGCCGCGCTTGCCGGCCAGGAGATCGGCGTATCCGACTGGGTGGAGATCACCCAGGAGCGCATCAATGCTTTCGCCGAGGCCACCGGCGACCACCAGTGGATCCATGTCGATGTCGAGCGCGCCAAGACCCAGATGCCCGGCGGCAAGACCATCGCGCATGGCTATCTCACCCTGTCGCTGATCCCCTGGCTGACCGGTGGCATGCTGCGGATCGACGGCGTGACGCGCGGCATCAATTACGGCTCGAACAAGGTGCGGTTCACCAACATGGTTCCGGTCGGCTCGAAGGTCCGCGCCCGCCAGAAGCTGATCAGCGCCGAGCCCAAGGCCGGCGGCATGCAGCTCATCAACGAGGTGACGATCGAGATCGAAGGCCAGACCCGCGCCGCCTGCATCGCCGAAACCATCAGCCTGATCTATAAATAGAGTTCCTGTTTCGTTCGCGACACGTGGCGACGCTTTTCGCACAGCTCCGCGATACATCCGAGCGATCCTGCTTCCTGCGGGGAGGATCGCTCGATGGATGTGGCACGCGGAGCCGCGGAGAACGCGGAGGTCATCCGGTCGCTGGACGACGTAACAGGTTTGATCGTCGATGCCTCATACCGGCTCCATGCCAGGCTTGGCCCTGGCCTTTTGGAGTCGGTGTATGAAGTCGTGCTGGCGCGCGATCTCGCGCGCCGCGGACTCCTCGTCGAGCGTCAGCACGCAGTTTCCTTCGAATATGACGGCCTCCAGTTCGACGACGCTTACCGTGTGGATATCTTGGTCAATCGTTGCGTTGTCGTCGAAATCAAGTCCGTCGAGCGTGCGCTGCCGGTCCACGCGAAGCAGTTGCTGACCTATCTCAGACTTTTGAATCTCTCGGTCGGATTGCTCGTCAATTTCGGTGCTCCAACGTTCAAGGAAGGCGTCCAACGGATCGTCAACCGGCTGCCTTCCTCCGCGTCTCCGCGGCTCCGCGTGAATCAAACACCGGCGTGGGTTTCGATCACGCGCCCCGGAAATGCGACGCCACCGTCCATACGCCGATGGCGATGAAGCCCAGTCCCGCGATCAGCTTCAGCGGAATGAAGGTCAGGTAGCGCTCGGCCATCGTGCCGAGCGCGACCGCGATGGCGGTGGACAGCACCAGCGCCGTCGCGGCGGCGAAGAACACCGGCCAGGCGGAATTCTTCTCGTCGCTGGCGAACAAAAGGGTTGCAAGCTGGGTCTTGTCGCCGAGCTCCGCCAGGAAGACGGTCGAGAAGATGACGAAGAGTTCGCGCATGACGGGCCCGCCTCGGTTGCGTGGCCTTTCTGCCCCATCGCGCGCGCAAACCCAACCGGTTTGGCGATGCCGCCGGTCTCCAAAATTCTAACAACAAAATGAGGTGTCATGGCCCGCGACTGCGGGCCACCCAGGTGACATCTGCTCCAGTGGAGCGGGTTCACCTGGGTCCGCCGCATTCGCGGCGGATGACACCTGTGATGTAATCAACTGAATTGCGCGCCTACCGCCGCGCCTTTTTCGTCTTGCGCGCGGCCTTCTTCCCGACCTTTTTCTTCGTGATCTTCTTCACGGCCTTCCGCGCTGGTGTCTTCTTCTTGGCTTTCTTCTTGACCGTCTTCGTCGCGGCCTTTTTGGCGGTCTTCGGCTTTGCCGCCTTCTTCTTAGCCGGTGTCCCGCCCGCCTTCGCCGGCCCCTTCGGGATCGCCGACCAGTCGACCGACTTCACCGCCGCCACGCCCGCCGGCAGCGGCAGGTCGGCGAACATGTAGCGGTCGCGCAGCCGGATGCTCGTCTTGTCGTAGTAGGCCTTCCACCATGGCGCGCCGGCGCCGGGCATCGCCGGATACCAGAGGCACAGCGGCTTCACGACGGTCGCCGCCGCCATGTGCTTGCGGAAGGAGTAGTGATCGAACAGCTTGACCGCCTCGATCATGTAGAGCCCCGCGATCACCGGATCGTGGATCTGGATCAGGTTGTCGCCATTGGCCTTCTCGCCGCCCGCCGCGAGATTGGACGAGCCGGTGAAGACGAGCGGCTTGGCGTCGTTGAAATCCACCACGATGAACTTGTGATGGATGTGCATGCCGGGCCCGCCATTCCATTCCTTCTTGAACGGCTCGGGCACCTTGTCCTTGAGGAAGGCGAAGGGCGTCACGTCGCCCATCTGGCCGTCGGCGTTCTGCACCGCAAGGCCGGTCGCGGTCTCCACCGTGCCGTAGGAGAAGATCGTCGGCGCGCCCGCGATCACGCGCAGCGAATCCAGCACCGAACCGCCGCCCGACGGCGCCATCACGGCGAACAGCACCGAGCTCTTGGCGGCGCGGATCGCGTCGCTCACCGGCCCCAGCGAAATCGCGTCGTCCTTGTGCGGCGACAGCGCCACCGAGGATTGCGGCAACGCCGCGCTGTCCGCGGCGCTGATCGTGTTGTAGCCTTGGGCGATCGCCGCCTTGGTGAAGGCGCCGGTCTGGACGTCGCCGGCCCAGGCCGCGTCGAACGCATCGGCGAAATAGCCCGCCGTCGTCGCGTCATCGGCCACCATGATGTTGTTGGCCTGGATATAGAGCCCGCGCAGCGAGAAATTCATCGAGCCGAACAGGACCTTCTGCGCCTTGCCGCTGGCATCGCGCTTGACGATCACCTTGTTGTGCTGGAAGCGCGAGAAGTGCCCCTGCTTGACGTTGGCCGCGCCGGCCGCGGCCTTGAGCATCTTGGCGACGTCGATCTCCACCGCGCCGGCCTTGGTGTGCAGCGGGGCGTTGTCGAGGATGGCGCGCAGCCGGCCCTCCGTGCCCCAGCCGCAGAACGCCTTGATGACGTCCGGCTCGTCGATGTCGTAGACCAGGATGTCGATCTTCGCGGTCCTGTCGGCGTCGCATTCGGCGATGAAGTCGAACAGGTGCTTGCGCGCGTCGGCGCCGAGCCAGACATATTGCGGCACATAGGGCTTGGTGTCGAAGTCCGCTGTTTTCTTCTTCGGCCGGATATCCTTGTTCTGGAATTTGTCGACATAGGCCTGCGAGGACGCATAGCCACGCGTGAACGCGACGCTGAAATTGCCGTGCGCCGGTCCCGGTGGCTGGACCGTGACGCTGGCGCTCGGCCCGTCGGTCATCGCCGGCCCGCCGCCGCTGAAATACTTCGCCACCACGCGATAAGTTATGGCCGACGTGAAATCCTGCGCCAGCACATCGACCCAGCGGAATTTCTGGAACGGCGCCTGGTCGGAGGGCGTCCATTCGCGCTCCTCCGGCGTGGTGTCCTTGGTGACGGCGGCGGTGAAGTTCAGCCGGTTGGGAATGGCGATCTCGGCCGCGCCGCCCACCTTGCGGTAGATGGCGAAGCCCGCGAGGTTCTTCGACTGGGTGTCGACCGCGCCGTCGGCCAGCGACATGGCGATCAGCACGGCATTGTCGCCCGGATAGGCGGTGACGGTCAGCGGACCCGACGTGATGGTGACCTGGCCGGTGGCGCCCATGGAAACCTCCCTCTCGCCGATGCGGACGCGCAGCCGCGTGCCGGAGCGGGCGATGATCGACGCGATGTACGACAGAGATGTTTCGCGAGAACGCCGCGAGGAACGGCGAGACTATGTCTCGCCGCGCGCGTCGTCAAACGCGCGGCCGGGCATCCAAGCCGGAACGAAAGGTGTAAGCTCACGTTCCTGCGATAAGCCGAAACGGGGAAGCCATGCGTATCCTGAAATGGATCGGAATTTGCCTGGTGGTCGTGATCGCGGCCGGCGCCGTGCTGCTGTGGACGGCCGGCGACACCGCGAAACTGCCCGCTTTGGCCGGCTATGGGCCGAGGCCCGAACTGCCGGCGCCGCATCCGACGCTGATCCCGACCATCAATCAGGCCAAGGGCGTCGGCTGGCCCGCCGGCGCCAGGCCCACGCCGGCAGCGGGTCTCGCCGTCGCCGCCTTCGCCGACAAGCTCAACCATCCGCGCTGGCTTTATGTTCTGCCGAACGGTGACGTGCTGGTGGCCGAGACCAATTCCCCGCCCAAGCCGGACGACGCGAAGGGCATACGCGGCTTCGTCGCCGGAATCATCATGGGCGGCGCCGGCGCCGGCACGGCAAGCCCCAACCGCATTATCCTTTTGCGCGACACGAACGGCGACGGCGTCGCCGACCAGCGCTTCGTCTTCCTCTCGGGCCTCAATTCGCCTTTCGGCATGACGCTCATCGGCAACGATTTCTACGTCGCCGACACCGACGCGGTGCTGCGCTTTCCGTATCATGCGGGCGACACGGCGATTGCCGACAAGGGCACGAAGATCGTCGATCTGCCGGCCGGCACGATCAACCATCACTGGACCAAGAACGTCATCGCCAGCCGCGACGGCACCAGGCTCTATGTCACGGTCGGCTCGAACTCCAATGTCGGCGAGAACGGCATCGCAGCCGAGGCCGGCCGCGCCGCGATCTGGGAGGTCGACCTGAAGACCGGCGGGCATCGCGTCTTCGCCTCCGGCATCCGCAATCCCAACGGCATGGACTGGCTGCCCGGCGCCGACACGCTCTGGGTCACGGTCAACGAGCGCGACGAGATCGGCAGCGATCTCGTCCCCGACTACATGACGAGCGTGAAGGATGGCGGCTTCTATGGCTGGCCCTACAGCTATTACGGCCAGCACGTCGATGCGCGCATGCAGCCCCAGCGCCCCGACCTGGTGGCAAAGGCGATCGCGCCGGACTACGCGCTCGGCGCCCACACCGCCTCGCTGGGCCTGGTGTTCTCCGACGCGGCGAAACTCGGGCCGGACTACGCCCATGGCATCTTCATCGGCCAGCACGGTTCCTGGAACCGGAACCCGCGCGCCGGCTATCGCGTGATCTTCGTGCCCTTTACGGGCGCCAAGCCGAGCGGCGAGCCGAAGGAGGTCCTGACCGGCTTCCTGTCGCCCGGCGGCGAGGCCCAGGGCCGCCCGGTCGGGGTGGCGATCGACAAGTCCGGCGCCCTGCTGGTGGCCGACGATGTCGGCGACACGGTGTGGCGGGTGACCCGGAAGGCCCCCTGACGTTCGGTTCGGAAATTCACACCCATGGTGTCATCCGCCGCGAATGCGGCGGACCCAGGTGACGCCTGTGGGGTAAGGCGTCACCTGGGTGGCCCGCATTCGCGGGCCATGACACCTTTTTGCTTGGCGAGCGTCCGTCCCGATTAGGTTCGCCCGGGGTCGTAAGGCCGGTTGCGGCCCCCAAACGCCCTCTATATAAGGTCGCCTCCCGCGCCGGGGCCCCCTGGGCCCAGGCGAAAAGAATGAGGCGCTGCCCGGCGCCAGACCGGCATCGGAGAGTAGCTCAGCCTGGTAGAGCACTAGCTTCGGGAGCTAGGGGCCGGAGGTTCGAATCCTCTCTCTCCGACCATCCGCCTTCGCTGCGCTACGGCGTGATTGGGGTGTGGCCCGGTCCTGCGGCGCAGCGAAGGCGGATGCCACGCCGTGGCCGTCCGTAGCGACAGCGTATGGACGGGCGAAGGCGGGCCGTTGCCCGTCCTTCGCTTGGAGTGCCCCCTCCACGAGGCTGAAAGCAGTTTCCGCTGAAAACTTTCCATGAACAGCCGAATGCGCGGAAATTGGAACCGATTGAGTTGAATGGCGTTCTACTCACGGCGAGATGGGCGTGGGGGAATGTGTGGCCGCCAATCGATGGATTTTGCTGGCGGCGGTACCGCTCTTCCTGGTCCTCGCCGGCGTGGTCTATCTGACGGCCGCCTTCGCCGAGAACGAGCGCCAGGAACAGGGCTGGATCGTCCACACCTATCAAGTGATCGATTCGCTGCGGGCCGTCCTCGCCGACGCCGCCGACGCCGAGACCGGTGAGCGCGGCTATCTGCTGACCCACAAGGCCATCTATCTCCAGCCGTTCCACGCCGCCAAATTGCGGACCGCCCGCGACCTCGACCGCTTCGACGCCCTGACGCGCGACAATCCCGAGCAGCAGACACGCGCCCGCAGCCTGCGCGGCCTCGTCGAAGGACGGCTGCGCCTGCTCGACCGCGTGATCGCGCTCAACGCCACCGTGGCGGTGTCGCCCGCCATGATGGCGCTGATGGACCGGGGCAAGGCCGCGATGGATTCGGTGCGCCTCATCATTTCCGCCGGCCTCGCGGAGGAGCAGCATCTGCTCGCCCAGCGCATCCAGAACCGCCGCGACGTCGAGCGGATGGAGATCCTGAGCGCCGTCCTCGCGGTCATCGTCGCCCTGATCGTCCTGCTCATCGCCGCCGGCATGCTGGTGCGCAACAACATGCGTCTGGAGGTCAGCGAGGCGATCCGCCGCCGCCAGGCCAGCATCCTGCAGGCGACGCTCGACAACATCCGCGACGGCATCCTGGTGTTCGACGAGGCCGATCGCGTCGCCGCGTTCAACAACGTGTTCTTCCGCCTGATGGACTTTCCCGAGCGGCTGGCCGCCATCGGCGCCGCGCTCGACACCTTCAAGCAGTTCGACGCCGCCCAGTCGCGCCGCGCCTTCTCCGAAGTCGTCATCGCCCCCGGCGGCGAGAACCGCTATGAGCGTTTCGCGCGTGCCGAGCGCGACCTCGACGTCTATCGCGCCGCCGTGCCGGGCGCCGGTTTCCTGGTCGCCGCCGCCGACGTCACCGCCCGCGTCCGCGCCGAGGCCGCGGTGCGCCAGTCGCAGAAGATGGAAGCGGTCGGCCAGCTCACCGGCGGCGTGGCGCACGATTTCAACAACCTGCTGCAGATCATCAGCGCCAATCTCGACCTCGCGGCGGCCGATGCGCGCGCCGATCCCAAGACCGCCGAGCGGTTGCAGAACGCGATCTCCGCCGTCGAGCGCGGCTCGCGCCTGACCGCCCAGCTCCTCGCCTTCGCGCGGCGCCAGGCGCTCGATCCGCGCTCGACCAATCTGGGGCGGCTGCTCCACGACATGACCGACCTCTTGCGCCGCACGCTGGGCGAGCGCGTCGAGATCGAATCGATCGTCTCGGGCGGGCTGTGGAACACCCTGGTCGATCCCTCCCAGGTCGAGAACGCAATCCTCAACCTCGCGATCAACGCCCGCGACGCGATGCCGGACGGCGGCAAGCTGACCATCGAACTCGCCAACGCCTATCTCGACGACAGCTACGCCGCCCAGCATGCCGAGGTCACGGCCGGCCAATACGTCATGCTCGGCGTCAGCGACACCGGCACCGGCATGCCGCCGGAGGTCGTGGCGCGGGTGTTCGATCCCTTCTTCACCACCAAGCCGGAAGGCAAGGGCACCGGCCTCGGCCTCAGCCAGGTCTACGGCTTCGTCAAGCAGTCGGGCGGGCATGTGAAGATCTACAGCGAGCCGGGGCAGGGCACGACGGTGAAGATCTACCTGCCGCGCACCAGGAAGCCGCAGGAGGGCCTCGATCCGGTGTCGATGGCCGATGTCGTCGGCGGCAGCGAGACCATCCTGGTGGTGGAGGACGATGCCGGCGTCCGCGCCGCCGTGGTCGATATCCTGGCCGATCTCGGTTACGCCGTGCTCAAGGCCGAAAGCGCCGAGCAGGGCCTGGCGGTGATCGCCAGCGGCGCGCGCGTCGATCTTCTGTTCACCGATGTCGTGATGCCGGGCCCGCTCAACACCCGCGAATTCGCCCGCCGCGCGCAGGAGCTGCGCCCCGGCCTCAAAGTGCTCTACACCTCCGGCTACACGCAGAACGCCATCGTCCACAATGGCCGCCTCGACGACGACGCGCATCTGTTGTCCAAGCCCTATCGCAAGGACGACCTGGCGCGGAAGATCCGCGGCCTGCTCGACGACGTGGCCGAGCCCGCTCCCGCCGCACCCGCGACTCCGCGCAAGGTACTGGTGGTGGAGGATGTCGGCCTGATCCGCATGACGACGGTGGACATGGCGCAGGAGCTCGGCTTCGACACCGCCGAGGCCGGCGACGGCGCCGAGGCGCTGGACATCCTGCGCAGCGATCCGGCGATCGAGATCCTGCTCACCGATCTCGGCCTTCCCGGCATGAACGGCCGCCAGTTGATGGCGGAGGCGCGGCGCCTGCTTCCGAACCTGAAGATCGTCATCGCCAGCGGCTATTCGACGGAGCCCGAGGCCGGCGGCATCCCCTCCGGCGCCATCATCCTCACCAAGCCTTTCGACCTCGGCGCCCTGAAGCGGGCGCTCGAAAGCGTGTAGGATGCGCCGCCCGCGAAGGACCACGCCTTGACCAAGGAAGAACTGAGCGCCTGGGCGCTCGCCAATGGCTGGCAGACGATCGGCGGCCATCTCAGCCTGACCAAGCCGTCCCGGCCGTCGGAGGCGATCGTGCGGCTGGTGCTGAAGGGCACGGTGGTCCAGCTCGAGATCAAGAAGCCCGCCGGCAAATGGGAGAAGATCAAGAGCGTCGCCTATGGCGCCATCGAGCCCGATCCCGAGACCGGCCTGCCGCGCGGCCTGGGCTTGGACACCATCGCCGGCTTCTCCAGCCTGATCCAGGACAACAAGCTGCGCGCCGTGTTCGCGAAAAAGCCGGACGCCGGCTGAGCGGCGTAGAGCAAGTTGATTTCAGGCTGATTTATTCCTGTTGGTGTCATGGCCCGCGAATGCGGGCCACCCAGGTGAAATTTGCTGCGGTAGTGCAGATTTCAGCTGGGTCCGCCGCATTCGCGGCGGACGACACCGAGTGGTGCAGTGCTCTGCTCTCCAAAGAAAAAGCCCGCGGGGTTTCCCCTGCGGGCTTTTCTTCGTTCGATCGGTACTTACGCGATCACGGATTCAGCACGTCCGGGATGCTGTAGGTCAGCGTCGCCACCACGCCGGTCGTGCAGATCGTGTTGCTGACCGCGCCGGAGAACATGTAGAAGCTGCAACCCACCTTATCCAGATCCGTGCCGTTGGCGCGCACGTCGAGCGCCCAGTGGCGGTAGGTCGCCGTCAGGCCGATGTCGAAATGCGTGTAGTCGGTCGGCGCCGCGTCGACCCACTGATGGCCGACATTGCCGCTGATCGACAGCCAGTCGGTGAGCGGATAGGACGCCGTGCCCTCGATATAGCCGCCGGTGCCGCCGCCCAGGCTGAACTCCGGCGAAACCGCGCCGGTCGCCGTCAGCGCCAGGTTGCCGAAGCTGTGCGAGAGCTGGAAGATGCCTTCGAAAAAGCTGGCCTTCTTCGGTCCCAGGAACAGCTTGTTGGCGTCCGGATAGGAGTAGTAATAGGCCTCGACGTTCAGGTCGGTGCCGTCGAGATCGAAGTGCTTGCCGCCATAGATGTCGAGCTCGTAGGACGGGTTGCCGCCGACGATCGGCAGGCCCAGCCAGTCGATCTTCGAGGTCCACACGCCGGCATAGAAGCCGTCCGGACCGCTCCAGTTGACCGACGCCTGCGGCGCGAACTGGCTGTTGTTCTGGGAAATGCCGCGGAAGCGATAGTCGCTCTGCACATCGACATAGGCCGAGAGCGTACCCCAATCGTCGTCGGCGAAGGCCGGAACGGTCGTTGCCGCAAGGCCGGCAAGGCTCACGGCGCCCAGCAGCAGTTTCGTGGAAAGATTCTTCATATTCAGCCCTCTCGTTAGCGGCAAATCTCGCGCACGCACTAGCAACGCCGCGCCGGGATCGACTTTTGTGACCGGCGCGTAAAATTTCAATACGAAGACAGCATGTGTACGCACGTTTCGTGCGCTGGAGCGCCGGTTTCAGGGGGGCGTTGTTGCGGCGCAACACATGATTGCTCGAAAGCTGAGCAGAAAGCCGCCCAATTGGGCTTAGCGGCGGGCTCCGGGCAGCGCCAGATGGATGCCGCCGTCGGAAAGCAGCATTTCGCCGGTGATGTTGCCGGATTCGGGGCCGGCGAAGAACAGCACGGTCTTGGCGATTTCGGCGCCGTCGGCGAGGCGCTGCAGCGGGTTGCGCTTGCCCTCGGCCTCCGCGATCCGCTCGGCGGTTTCCTTGCCGAACTGCTTGACGAACCAGTTGGTGTCGACATAGCCGGGGCACACGGCGTTCACCCGCACTTCGGGGGCCAAAGCGCGCGCCAGCGACAGCGTCATCGTGTTGAGCGCGCCTTTCGAGGCGGCATAGGCGACCGAGGATCCGATGCCCGCGATGCCGGCGATCGAGGAGACGTTGACCACCGAACCGGCCCCATGGGCCCGCAAGCCGGGCAGGCAGGCGCGGATCATCTGGAACGGACCGATCACGTTGACCGCGTAGAGGCGCTGGAAATCCTCCGCGCTCAGCGAATCGAGATCGGCGTGGTTGGTGACGAATTTCGTCGTCCCCGCATTGTTGACCAGGATGTCGATGCGGCCCCAGGCCTCGGTGGCGGCCTGTGCCAGCCTGGCGCAATCCTCGTCCTTCGCTACGTCGCCCTGGACCAGGCGGGCCTGGGCGCCTTCCTTCTCGACCGCCTCGGCGGTCTGGCGGGCTTCCGCCTCGCTTCTGGTGTAGTTGACCACGATATTGGCGCCGCGCCGGGCGAGCCCCAGGGCCACCGCGGCCCCGATTCCGGTCGCGGAACCTGTGACAATTGCGACTTTGCCGGCCAAATCGCCTTGTTCCATGTGCCATTTCCCCGTCATG
Above is a window of Rhizomicrobium sp. DNA encoding:
- a CDS encoding AMP-binding protein, with the translated sequence MHPTIVAQTTPDKPAVIMAATGETITFGELEDRSNRGAQFFRALGLKAGDGICIFMENNARYHEICWAAQRAGLYFTAVSSRLTAGEVEYIVKDANAKVLIAGHSLAKVAVEVAPLIPGVTLLMVGGTIPGYASYEDETAKMPATRIADETAGAAMLYSSGTTGRPKGVRQPLSGLAIDTPTPLAGLVAMLYGINAESIYLSPAPLYHAAPLHYSMTVQRLGATVVVMEHFDAEAALAAIERYKASASQWVPTMFVRMLKMPEDQRLKYDVSSMKSAIHAAAPIPIEVKRKMIDWWGPVLHEYYAGTEGNGMCYVNSADWLEHPGTVGKSLVSPVHICDDEGNELPAGEEGTIYFASAAQFSYHNDPKKTAESRHPLHSEWSTLGDVGKLDADGYLYLTDRKAFMIISGGVNIYPQEAENLLITHPRVADVAVIGVPNEDFGEEVKAVVQPLDWKDATPEFAQELIAYCRARLSPIKCPRSVDFDPELPRHPTGKLYKRLIRDRYWGKRESRIV
- a CDS encoding gamma-glutamylcyclotransferase → MSDEEAKPEDPFQPLGREMRREDFTPERVRRIADAAIARGGIPLMSEEARRASLNVIRRSVPEGTDAWVFGYGSLMWNPAITVAQSAKAHVRGYHRLFCIAQRVGRGTMEKPGLTLGIDRGGSVAGIAHRIAAADVESELSILWMREMLSGVYEPRWIGADIESEGRTRVLTFVVNRYHPRYEGALAPEAAAERIARAQGPLGTNRDYLYRTAAHLAERGIEDGPIKSLEARVRALANEPIGV
- a CDS encoding MaoC family dehydratase, producing MQTATFETVAALAGQEIGVSDWVEITQERINAFAEATGDHQWIHVDVERAKTQMPGGKTIAHGYLTLSLIPWLTGGMLRIDGVTRGINYGSNKVRFTNMVPVGSKVRARQKLISAEPKAGGMQLINEVTIEIEGQTRAACIAETISLIYK
- a CDS encoding GxxExxY protein, producing the protein MDVARGAAENAEVIRSLDDVTGLIVDASYRLHARLGPGLLESVYEVVLARDLARRGLLVERQHAVSFEYDGLQFDDAYRVDILVNRCVVVEIKSVERALPVHAKQLLTYLRLLNLSVGLLVNFGAPTFKEGVQRIVNRLPSSASPRLRVNQTPAWVSITRPGNATPPSIRRWR
- a CDS encoding TMEM165/GDT1 family protein; the encoded protein is MRELFVIFSTVFLAELGDKTQLATLLFASDEKNSAWPVFFAAATALVLSTAIAVALGTMAERYLTFIPLKLIAGLGFIAIGVWTVASHFRGA
- a CDS encoding phospholipase D-like domain-containing protein: MGATGQVTITSGPLTVTAYPGDNAVLIAMSLADGAVDTQSKNLAGFAIYRKVGGAAEIAIPNRLNFTAAVTKDTTPEEREWTPSDQAPFQKFRWVDVLAQDFTSAITYRVVAKYFSGGGPAMTDGPSASVTVQPPGPAHGNFSVAFTRGYASSQAYVDKFQNKDIRPKKKTADFDTKPYVPQYVWLGADARKHLFDFIAECDADRTAKIDILVYDIDEPDVIKAFCGWGTEGRLRAILDNAPLHTKAGAVEIDVAKMLKAAAGAANVKQGHFSRFQHNKVIVKRDASGKAQKVLFGSMNFSLRGLYIQANNIMVADDATTAGYFADAFDAAWAGDVQTGAFTKAAIAQGYNTISAADSAALPQSSVALSPHKDDAISLGPVSDAIRAAKSSVLFAVMAPSGGGSVLDSLRVIAGAPTIFSYGTVETATGLAVQNADGQMGDVTPFAFLKDKVPEPFKKEWNGGPGMHIHHKFIVVDFNDAKPLVFTGSSNLAAGGEKANGDNLIQIHDPVIAGLYMIEAVKLFDHYSFRKHMAAATVVKPLCLWYPAMPGAGAPWWKAYYDKTSIRLRDRYMFADLPLPAGVAAVKSVDWSAIPKGPAKAGGTPAKKKAAKPKTAKKAATKTVKKKAKKKTPARKAVKKITKKKVGKKAARKTKKARR
- a CDS encoding sorbosone dehydrogenase family protein, with amino-acid sequence MRILKWIGICLVVVIAAGAVLLWTAGDTAKLPALAGYGPRPELPAPHPTLIPTINQAKGVGWPAGARPTPAAGLAVAAFADKLNHPRWLYVLPNGDVLVAETNSPPKPDDAKGIRGFVAGIIMGGAGAGTASPNRIILLRDTNGDGVADQRFVFLSGLNSPFGMTLIGNDFYVADTDAVLRFPYHAGDTAIADKGTKIVDLPAGTINHHWTKNVIASRDGTRLYVTVGSNSNVGENGIAAEAGRAAIWEVDLKTGGHRVFASGIRNPNGMDWLPGADTLWVTVNERDEIGSDLVPDYMTSVKDGGFYGWPYSYYGQHVDARMQPQRPDLVAKAIAPDYALGAHTASLGLVFSDAAKLGPDYAHGIFIGQHGSWNRNPRAGYRVIFVPFTGAKPSGEPKEVLTGFLSPGGEAQGRPVGVAIDKSGALLVADDVGDTVWRVTRKAP